One segment of Mycolicibacterium baixiangningiae DNA contains the following:
- the ftsW gene encoding putative lipid II flippase FtsW — protein sequence MATILARLRGRAAGTAGTESAPSADGEDAPTAQTAVKAPVVSRTRVTAWLSRPMTSFHLVIAVAALLVTLGLIMVLSASGVYSYDSDGSPWSVFAKQVLWTVVGLFAFYVALRIPVNTIRRLAFPGFALTIVLLILVLIPGIGKVANGSRGWFVVAGFSMQPSELAKIAFAIWGAHLLAARRLERATLREMLIPLVPAAVIALALIVAQPDLGQTVSLGIILLALLWYAGLPLRVFLSSLLAVMVSAAILAMAEGYRSARVQSWLDPSADAQGSGYQARQAKFALANGGVFGDGLGQGTAKWNYLPNAHNDFIFAIIGEELGFVGAAGLLGLFGLFAYTGMRIARRSADPFLRLLTATATTWVLGQVFINVGYVVGLLPVTGLQLPLISAGGTSTATTLLMMGLITNAARHEPEAVAALRAGRDDRVNRLLRLPPPEPYVPTRLEAVRDRLRSRPGKPAQQPKPGKPAKPGPAPRRNPPAADRRAQGSRHHVGGQRSASSRTGQDRQGRRGQQGRRARPREGQRYG from the coding sequence ATGGCGACGATCCTGGCCCGGTTGCGCGGCAGGGCCGCCGGCACTGCGGGCACCGAGAGCGCTCCCAGCGCCGACGGGGAAGACGCCCCGACCGCACAGACAGCCGTCAAGGCCCCCGTGGTCTCCCGCACCCGCGTCACGGCCTGGCTGAGCCGGCCCATGACGTCGTTCCATCTGGTGATCGCCGTCGCCGCGCTGCTCGTCACGCTCGGGCTGATCATGGTGCTCTCGGCGTCCGGGGTGTACTCCTACGACTCCGACGGTTCGCCCTGGTCGGTCTTCGCCAAGCAGGTGCTGTGGACGGTGGTGGGGCTCTTCGCGTTCTACGTGGCGCTGCGGATACCGGTGAACACCATTCGCCGGTTGGCCTTCCCCGGTTTCGCGCTCACGATCGTGCTGCTGATCCTGGTGCTCATCCCGGGCATCGGCAAGGTCGCCAACGGCTCGCGCGGCTGGTTCGTGGTCGCCGGCTTCTCGATGCAACCCTCCGAGCTGGCGAAGATCGCCTTCGCGATCTGGGGTGCGCACCTGCTGGCGGCCCGCCGACTCGAGCGCGCCACCCTGCGCGAGATGCTCATCCCGCTGGTGCCCGCCGCCGTCATCGCGCTCGCGCTGATCGTCGCCCAGCCCGACCTCGGGCAGACGGTCTCGCTGGGCATCATCCTGCTGGCGCTGCTGTGGTACGCCGGTCTTCCGCTGCGTGTGTTCCTCAGCTCGCTGCTCGCGGTGATGGTGTCCGCGGCCATCCTCGCCATGGCCGAGGGCTACCGCTCCGCGCGCGTCCAGTCGTGGCTCGATCCCAGCGCCGACGCCCAGGGTTCGGGATATCAAGCCAGACAGGCGAAGTTCGCACTGGCCAACGGCGGCGTGTTCGGCGACGGTCTGGGCCAGGGCACCGCGAAATGGAACTACCTGCCCAACGCGCACAACGACTTCATCTTCGCGATCATCGGCGAGGAGCTCGGTTTCGTGGGCGCCGCCGGACTGCTCGGCCTCTTCGGGCTGTTCGCCTACACCGGTATGCGCATCGCGCGCCGGTCGGCCGATCCGTTCCTGCGGCTGCTCACCGCCACCGCCACCACGTGGGTGCTGGGCCAGGTGTTCATCAACGTCGGCTACGTGGTCGGCCTGTTGCCCGTGACCGGCCTGCAGCTGCCGCTCATCTCGGCGGGTGGGACATCGACCGCGACGACGCTGCTGATGATGGGGTTGATCACCAACGCCGCGCGCCACGAACCGGAGGCGGTGGCCGCGCTGAGGGCAGGCCGCGACGACCGGGTGAACCGGTTGCTGCGGCTCCCGCCGCCCGAACCGTATGTCCCGACCCGGCTCGAGGCGGTGCGCGACAGGCTGCGCTCGCGTCCGGGGAAGCCGGCACAGCAGCCCAAGCCCGGGAAGCCGGCCAAACCGGGCCCCGCGCCGAGGCGCAACCCCCCCGCGGCTGATCGCCGGGCGCAGGGCTCAAGGCATCATGTAGGCGGTCAGCGGTCGGCATCGAGCCGGACCGGTCAGGATCGACAGGGACGACGGGGCCAGCAGGGCCGACGGGCTCGCCCCAGGGAAGGTCAGCGTTACGGGTGA
- the murD gene encoding UDP-N-acetylmuramoyl-L-alanine--D-glutamate ligase, which translates to MARTAVEPLTPGARILITGAGLTGRSVSAVLEPTGVRLTICDDDPLALQRLVTPASVVTTAEAVAAIADYALVVTSPGFAPTTPVLAAAAAAGVPIWGDVELAWRLDQAGWFGPPRRWLVVTGTNGKTTTTSMLYAMLRSGGRRAVLCGNIGNPVLDVLAEPAELLAVELSSFQLHWAPSLRPDAGVVLNVAEDHLDWHGSMTAYARDKARVLDGRVAVVGLDDPMAAGLLTTAAAPVRAGFRMGPPAAGELGVQDGWLVDNAFATDLPLTRAADIPVAGPVGVLNALAAAALARAVDVPAEAVAAALASFEIGRHRAEVVAVVDGVTFVDDSKATNPHATRASIAAYPRVVWIAGGLLKGVSVDALVAEVADRLAGAVLIGRDRALVAEALSRHAPDVPVVELVTGEDSGVHGTTESAGNRVTRVIDTAGRSLPDAVMRTVVDAARRLARPGDTVLLAPAGASFDQFSGYSERGDAFAAAVLADLR; encoded by the coding sequence GTGGCCCGCACCGCCGTCGAACCGCTGACCCCGGGCGCCCGGATCCTGATCACCGGCGCCGGGCTCACCGGACGGTCGGTCAGCGCGGTGCTGGAACCCACCGGTGTGCGGCTGACGATCTGTGACGACGATCCACTGGCGCTGCAGCGGCTGGTGACCCCGGCATCGGTGGTGACGACCGCCGAGGCGGTCGCCGCCATCGCGGACTACGCGCTGGTGGTGACGAGCCCGGGGTTCGCGCCGACCACACCGGTGCTGGCCGCGGCCGCGGCGGCCGGGGTGCCGATCTGGGGTGACGTCGAGCTCGCGTGGCGGCTCGACCAGGCGGGCTGGTTCGGGCCGCCCCGGCGCTGGCTCGTGGTCACCGGCACCAACGGCAAGACGACGACGACGTCGATGCTGTACGCGATGCTGCGCAGCGGGGGCCGCCGGGCGGTGCTGTGCGGCAACATCGGCAACCCGGTTCTCGACGTGCTCGCCGAACCCGCGGAACTCCTGGCCGTCGAGCTGTCGAGTTTCCAGCTGCACTGGGCGCCGTCGCTGCGACCCGACGCCGGGGTCGTGCTCAACGTGGCCGAAGACCATCTGGACTGGCACGGGTCGATGACGGCCTACGCCCGCGACAAGGCCAGGGTGCTCGATGGCCGGGTGGCCGTGGTGGGCCTCGACGATCCGATGGCGGCCGGACTGCTGACGACGGCGGCCGCCCCGGTGCGGGCGGGTTTCCGGATGGGCCCGCCGGCCGCGGGCGAGCTGGGCGTGCAGGACGGCTGGCTGGTCGACAACGCGTTCGCCACCGACCTGCCCCTCACGCGTGCGGCCGACATCCCCGTCGCCGGCCCCGTCGGCGTGCTCAACGCGCTGGCGGCGGCCGCGCTGGCCCGCGCGGTCGACGTCCCCGCCGAGGCGGTCGCGGCGGCCCTGGCGTCCTTCGAGATCGGGCGGCACCGGGCGGAAGTGGTGGCGGTGGTCGACGGTGTGACGTTCGTCGACGATTCCAAGGCCACCAACCCGCACGCCACCCGCGCCTCGATCGCGGCGTACCCGCGGGTGGTGTGGATCGCCGGTGGTCTGCTCAAGGGTGTGTCGGTCGACGCGCTCGTCGCCGAGGTCGCCGACCGGCTCGCCGGTGCGGTCCTGATCGGCCGCGACCGCGCGCTGGTCGCCGAGGCGTTATCGCGACACGCACCGGATGTCCCCGTCGTCGAGCTTGTGACGGGGGAGGATTCTGGGGTGCATGGGACAACTGAGTCAGCTGGGAATCGTGTGACTCGTGTGATCGACACAGCGGGCCGATCGCTACCCGATGCGGTGATGAGGACGGTGGTCGACGCCGCGCGTCGGCTCGCCCGCCCCGGTGACACTGTTCTGCTGGCGCCCGCGGGTGCCTCATTCGACCAGTTCAGCGGCTACTCCGAGCGCGGTGACGCCTTCGCCGCCGCGGTGCTCGCCGACCTCAGGTAA
- the mraY gene encoding phospho-N-acetylmuramoyl-pentapeptide-transferase has translation MRQILIAVGLALAVSILLTPVLIRLFTRQGFGHEIREDGPPSHHKKRGTPSMGGVAILAGIWASYLGTHLVGMALGGEGPSASGLLVLGLATALGVVGFTDDLIKIRRARNLGLNKTAKSVGILAAALLFGVLALQFRNADGLTPGSPELSYVREIATVTLAPLVFVLFCVVLVSAWSNAVNITDGLDGLAAGAMAMVSAAYVLITFWQYRNACATSPGLGCYNVRDPLDLALVAAATAGACIGFLWWNAAPAKIFMGDTGSLALGGIIAGLSVTSRTEILAVVLGALFVAEVTSVVVQILAFRTTGRRVFRMAPFHHHFELVGWAETTVIIRFWLLTAIACGLGVALFYGEWLTVVGA, from the coding sequence ATGAGACAGATCCTCATCGCCGTCGGTCTCGCGCTGGCGGTGTCGATCCTGCTGACGCCGGTGCTCATCCGGCTGTTCACCCGGCAGGGCTTCGGCCACGAGATCCGCGAGGACGGTCCGCCCAGCCACCACAAGAAACGCGGCACGCCGTCGATGGGCGGCGTGGCGATCCTCGCGGGCATCTGGGCGAGCTACCTCGGCACCCACCTGGTCGGCATGGCGCTGGGCGGGGAGGGGCCGTCGGCCTCGGGCCTGCTGGTCCTCGGCCTGGCCACCGCGCTGGGCGTCGTGGGCTTCACCGACGATCTGATCAAGATCCGCCGCGCCCGCAACCTGGGCCTGAACAAGACCGCCAAGTCCGTCGGCATCCTCGCGGCCGCCCTCCTTTTCGGCGTGCTTGCGCTGCAGTTCCGCAACGCCGACGGGCTCACACCCGGCAGCCCCGAACTGTCCTACGTCCGCGAGATCGCGACGGTGACGCTGGCTCCGCTGGTCTTCGTGCTGTTCTGCGTCGTGCTCGTCAGTGCCTGGTCCAATGCGGTGAACATCACCGATGGACTCGACGGCCTGGCGGCGGGCGCGATGGCGATGGTCTCGGCGGCATACGTGCTGATCACGTTCTGGCAGTACCGCAACGCCTGCGCGACCAGTCCGGGGCTGGGCTGCTACAACGTGCGCGATCCGCTCGATCTCGCGCTGGTCGCCGCGGCCACCGCGGGCGCCTGCATCGGATTCCTGTGGTGGAACGCCGCGCCGGCGAAGATCTTCATGGGCGACACCGGATCGCTGGCGCTGGGCGGCATCATCGCCGGGCTGTCGGTGACCAGCCGCACCGAGATCCTCGCCGTGGTGCTCGGCGCGCTGTTCGTCGCCGAGGTGACATCGGTGGTCGTGCAGATCCTGGCGTTCCGCACCACCGGCCGGCGGGTGTTCCGGATGGCGCCGTTCCACCACCACTTCGAACTCGTTGGCTGGGCCGAGACGACCGTGATCATCCGGTTCTGGCTGCTCACCGCGATCGCCTGCGGACTGGGCGTGGCGCTGTTCTACGGCGAGTGGCTCACCGTCGTCGGGGCCTGA